One segment of Primulina tabacum isolate GXHZ01 chromosome 14, ASM2559414v2, whole genome shotgun sequence DNA contains the following:
- the LOC142524791 gene encoding squamosa promoter-binding-like protein 6 — MGSLSYTFEGKGMLCADDVELDDGFVRNRNLLKEWDKESHTVPCCDSVEIVGFGEAGFPDEMRKPVLGSQRFENLKYGINNSSCISMPSFSTIMSNSLAGFGTKFSNSTQIHDVLAVPREPNSSRCSVENSVLNSLEPLVTTKRGRITILQSGIPVCQVLDCNKDLSSSKDYHKRHRVCDLHSKTAVVIVNGLQQRFCQQCSMFHLLPEFDKGKRSCRKRLAVHNQRRRKPRLGSIFPGTDSSTSTMLSPKIFEGCFFGEQGMGLINCSRHVKLERELCQILRIEVPTKFSLSHPKSLFHLRYPSENCPGDPFSVQVLFVDSNSSIALSLLSAQSQRLLSNSSCIYMACPIFQGNQHTNLLDQSVNKSFYGVAQGSFPVVPDSASSIDSEITRNMRDQKLDYDPSLAGANTVDLVQLSLHLQRIEDQKNPNQVKLEKVSSATLLHHEDEGNIQRVNPLC; from the exons ATGGGGTCTTTAAGCTACACTTTTGAGGGGAAGGGCATGCTTTGTGCGGATGATGTGGAACTAGATGATGGTTTTGTGAGAAACAGAAATCTTTTGAAGGAATGGGACAAAGAGTCGCATACCGTTCCCTGTTGTGATTCAGTTGAAATTGTGGGATTTGGAGAGGCTGGTTTTCCCGATGAGATGAGAAAACCAGTTCTTGGCAGTCAACGTTTCGAAAATCTAAAATATGGCATTAACAACAGTTCTTGTATATCCATGCCATCTTTTTCTACCATTATGTCCAACTCATTAGCTGGATTtggaacaaaattttcaaattctacCCAAATTCACGATGTGTTGGCTGTTCCGAGAGAACCGAATAGCAGTCGGTGTAGTGTAGAGAATTCGGTGCTGAATTCTTTGGAGCCTTTAGTGACTACAAAACGAGGGCGGATAACAATTCTGCAGTCTGGGATTCCTGTTTGCCAAGTTCTTGATTGCAACAAGGATTTGAGTTCGTCAAAGGATTACCACAAAAGGCACAGAGTATGTGATCTTCACTCAAAGACTGCCGTGGTTATTGTGAATGGCCTCCAGCAAAGGTTTTGTCAGCAATGCAGCAT GTTTCACCTATTGCCGGAGTTTGACAAAGGAAAGCGTAGTTGTCGCAAGCGACTCGCAGTACACAATCAACGCCGGCGGAAGCCTCGATTGG GTTCCATTTTTCCTGGGACAGATTCATCGACCTCAACGATGCTTTCTCCGAAAATATTTGAAGGTTGTTTCTTTGGTGAGCAAGGTATGGGGCTAATTAACTGCAGCAGGCACGTCAAGTTGGAACGCGAACTATGTCAAATACTGCGAATAGAAGTGCCAACTAAATTCAGTCTGTCACATCCAAAATCTCTATTCCATCTCCGATACCCTTCGGAAAATTGTCCCGGTGACCCATTTTCAGTCCAAGTGTTATTTGTGGATTCAAATTCCAGCATTGCTCTCTCTCTTCTGTCAGCTCAATCACAGAGGTTGTTAAGCAATTCTTCCTGCATATATATGGCTTGTCCTATCTTCCAGGGAAATCAGCACACGAATCTTCTAGACCAGAGtgttaataaatcattttatgGGGTTGCTCAAGGATCGTTCCCTGTAGTTCCTGATAGCGCCTCCTCTATCGACTCTGAAATTACTCGAAATATGCGTGATCAAAAACTCGATTATGATCCGTCTCTTGCAGGTGCAAACACTGTTGATTTAGTTCAATTGTCATTACATCTGCAAAGAATTGAAGATCAGAAAAATCCCAATCAAGTCAAGCTGGAAAAGGTATCTTCTGCCACTTTGTTGCACCATGAAGACGAAGGAAATATACAGAGAGTCAATCCTCTTTGTTAA